In Cytophagia bacterium CHB2, the following are encoded in one genomic region:
- a CDS encoding type II toxin-antitoxin system RelE/ParE family toxin translates to MAALIFHPEAKTELRDAAGYYENSRVGLGMLFLDAVESALEHIRANPLSWRVIRGNVRRCLVRRFPYGVIYFVENDRIFILAIMHLHRKPDYWQNRIQDVS, encoded by the coding sequence ATGGCAGCGCTTATTTTTCATCCAGAAGCTAAAACTGAACTGCGAGATGCGGCGGGATATTATGAGAATAGCCGTGTGGGGTTAGGTATGTTGTTTCTTGATGCGGTTGAATCTGCTCTCGAACATATACGAGCGAATCCACTGAGCTGGAGGGTGATTCGCGGTAATGTACGACGCTGCCTGGTTCGGCGATTTCCCTACGGCGTGATTTATTTTGTGGAAAATGATCGGATATTCATACTTGCGATTATGCATCTTCACCGCAAACCCGACTATTGGCAAAACCGAATACAAGATGTTTCCTGA